A single window of Sporosarcina sp. FSL W7-1349 DNA harbors:
- a CDS encoding acetaldehyde dehydrogenase (acetylating): MEVAMDADLLALQEMRSAVKAAKEAQLAYMAYTQEQVDRIVQAVAKAAYEQSERLGKMAVEETGMGVAAHKKIKNEVGSRDVYESIKDLKTVGIVGEDKVNKVVEVAAPFGVVAAIIPTTNPTSTAFFKTLIALKTRNSIVVSPHPYAVQCTKEALQVCDAAAVAAGAPKGLIQCLTMASMDATQQLMTHRDVNLILATGGGGLVKAAYSSGKPAYGVGPGNVPVYIERSAKIDKAVKNIVDSKSFDYGTICATEQAIVVDRNIQDLVMRELKKNGAYLLSDEEKRIMEKVVSPTPGKVNPKIVGRSPQAIAKLAGISLPEGTRVIVGMETEVGKHIPFSLEKLSPVFAMYVANDVQHAKEICMSLLNLGGRGHSLSIHTETDAIAREFALEMPVSRILVNTMSSVGAVGGTTGLMPSMTLGCGTFGGNITSDNVTAKHLLNIKRMAYGIKEVDLPKNDMPSGGETEDQVVSQVLQSIDASVDEAMVKNLVHEIVKQLSK, translated from the coding sequence ATGGAAGTTGCAATGGATGCGGATTTACTGGCATTGCAGGAAATGCGCTCAGCGGTAAAAGCCGCAAAAGAAGCGCAGCTTGCCTATATGGCTTATACGCAAGAACAAGTCGACCGAATTGTCCAAGCAGTGGCAAAAGCGGCTTATGAACAATCCGAGCGCCTTGGGAAAATGGCGGTCGAAGAAACAGGCATGGGCGTGGCAGCCCATAAGAAGATTAAAAACGAAGTAGGTTCCCGGGATGTCTATGAAAGCATCAAGGATTTGAAGACAGTGGGGATTGTCGGAGAAGACAAGGTCAATAAAGTGGTGGAAGTGGCTGCGCCGTTCGGTGTCGTCGCGGCGATCATCCCGACGACGAACCCGACGTCCACCGCATTTTTCAAAACGCTGATCGCACTGAAAACGCGCAATTCGATCGTCGTCAGCCCACACCCTTATGCGGTACAATGCACGAAGGAAGCACTGCAAGTTTGCGATGCGGCAGCTGTCGCGGCGGGCGCACCTAAAGGCCTGATCCAATGTTTGACGATGGCTTCGATGGATGCCACGCAACAGCTGATGACACATCGGGACGTCAACCTGATCTTGGCGACGGGCGGCGGCGGTTTGGTGAAAGCTGCTTACAGTTCCGGCAAGCCGGCTTACGGGGTAGGCCCGGGGAATGTTCCCGTCTATATTGAGCGTTCGGCAAAAATCGACAAGGCCGTCAAAAACATCGTGGACAGTAAGTCTTTTGACTATGGAACGATTTGTGCGACGGAACAAGCGATTGTCGTAGACCGCAACATACAGGATCTCGTTATGCGTGAGTTGAAGAAAAACGGCGCTTATCTGTTATCAGATGAAGAAAAACGGATCATGGAAAAAGTGGTTTCCCCGACACCTGGGAAAGTGAATCCTAAGATTGTCGGAAGAAGTCCACAAGCGATCGCGAAGTTGGCGGGGATTTCATTGCCTGAAGGAACTCGGGTAATCGTTGGGATGGAAACGGAAGTAGGAAAGCATATTCCGTTTTCATTGGAAAAGCTCTCTCCGGTCTTTGCGATGTATGTCGCAAATGATGTCCAGCATGCGAAGGAAATTTGCATGTCTTTGTTGAATCTAGGAGGACGAGGACATTCGCTTTCTATCCATACTGAAACGGATGCCATCGCGCGGGAGTTTGCGCTGGAAATGCCGGTCTCCCGTATTCTGGTCAACACAATGTCTTCCGTCGGTGCGGTCGGTGGAACGACTGGACTTATGCCGTCCATGACGTTAGGATGCGGAACGTTCGGAGGCAATATTACATCCGACAATGTGACCGCCAAGCATTTATTGAATATCAAGCGGATGGCGTATGGCATCAAGGAAGTCGACCTTCCGAAAAACGATATGCCGTCCGGCGGGGAAACTGAAGACCAGGTCGTATCCCAAGTGCTGCAATCGATAGATGCAAGTGTCGATGAAGCAATGGTAAAGAATCTGGTCCATGAAATTGTAAAACAATTATCCAAATAA